One stretch of Callospermophilus lateralis isolate mCalLat2 chromosome 11, mCalLat2.hap1, whole genome shotgun sequence DNA includes these proteins:
- the LOC143642331 gene encoding myeloid cell surface antigen CD33-like, whose amino-acid sequence MLSWDSIGTNNGSLSIRDAKRSDSGCYLFWLEKGKFKWNYYNKKVFVHVTGLTHTPDIFIPGTLESSCNSNLTCSVPWACEQGMPPTFSWLGPSMSSLGPNIIHSSVLTLTPLPQDHGTNLTCQVKFPAAGVTTERTIQFNVTWRSGPMAQVVLVAIGEVAVKILLLGLCLIFLRSALPRGGEESDITQEEGSEAYNGCGVWK is encoded by the exons GAACCAACAACGGATCCCTGAGCATCAGAGATGCCAAGCGCAGTGACAGTGGCTGCTACTTATTTTGGTTGGAGAAAGGAAAGTTTAAGTGGAATTATTATAACAAAAAGGTCTTTGTGCATGTGACAGG TCTGACCCACACCCCTGACATCTTCATCCCTGGGACCCTGGAGTCTAGCTGTAATAGCAACCTGACCTGCTCTGTACCCTGGGCCTGTGAGCAGGGGATGCCGCCCACCTTCTCCTGGCTAGGGCCCTCTATGTCCTCCCTGGGCCCCAACATCATCCACTCCTCAGTGCTCACCCTCACCCCGCTGCCCCAGGACCATGGCACCAACCTCACCTGTCAGGTGAAGTTCCCTGCAGCTGGTGTGACCACAGAGAGAACCATCCAGTTCAATGTCACCT GGAGGTCAGGGCCCATGGCCCAGGTGGTCCTGGTGGCCATCGGGGAGGTGGCTGTCAAGATCCTGCTCCTTGGCCTCTGCCTCATCTTTCTCAGGTCAGCACTGCCCAGGGGTGGAGAGGAG AGTGACATCACACAGGAAGAGGGCAGCGAGGCCTACAATGGGTGTGGAGTGTGGAAATGA